One stretch of Corynebacterium imitans DNA includes these proteins:
- a CDS encoding Ltp family lipoprotein: MTSPNDPTPNPTTPDNATHPYEPQPQVENERPRSTAAQWVTVGLLAAFGFGFLGWLLLSSNDSNDAAPETPQAAQTTQVTETVETSEHHAAEDGVVGLPDTENSAPEAEETLPAESRDALQAAEEYLAAQPLSKSNLYNQLRDEEGFSTDAASYAVDTVEADWNALALQVARQMHADGTPEEELLDALTKGPEHFTRAQAEHALENL, from the coding sequence TCCCCGAACGATCCAACCCCGAACCCCACTACGCCCGATAACGCGACGCATCCCTACGAGCCGCAGCCGCAGGTTGAAAACGAGCGTCCCCGCTCCACAGCAGCGCAGTGGGTCACCGTCGGCTTGCTGGCAGCCTTCGGCTTTGGGTTCCTCGGATGGCTGCTGCTCAGCAGCAACGACAGCAATGACGCCGCGCCGGAGACCCCGCAAGCGGCACAGACCACGCAGGTCACCGAAACCGTGGAGACATCCGAGCACCACGCGGCCGAGGACGGGGTAGTTGGCCTGCCCGACACGGAAAACAGCGCGCCAGAAGCCGAAGAGACGCTCCCCGCCGAGTCGCGCGACGCACTGCAGGCAGCCGAGGAGTACCTGGCCGCCCAGCCACTGTCTAAGTCCAACCTGTACAACCAGCTGCGGGACGAGGAGGGCTTCTCCACCGACGCTGCCTCCTACGCCGTCGATACGGTTGAGGCAGATTGGAATGCGCTCGCGCTCCAGGTGGCGCGGCAGATGCACGCGGATGGCACGCCGGAAGAAGAACTACTCGACGCGCTGACCAAAGGCCCGGAGCACTTTACTCGTGCCCAGGCCGAGCACGCGCTCGAAAACCTCTAG
- a CDS encoding DUF3817 domain-containing protein — protein MTQPQPQPTEPQAPNRIHPERQRRVKQALSLFSIAAWVTGVLLLLLVLRMILEYGFHMDVAYLAWVARVHGIAYMVFLVTSLNLGLKARWPASTWVVTAISGVVPFLSFVVEAKRRKEVTATFQL, from the coding sequence ATGACCCAGCCCCAACCCCAGCCAACCGAGCCGCAGGCACCGAACCGCATTCACCCGGAGCGCCAGCGTCGCGTCAAGCAGGCGCTGAGCCTGTTTTCCATCGCCGCCTGGGTGACCGGCGTGCTCCTTTTGCTGCTGGTGCTGCGGATGATCCTGGAGTACGGCTTCCACATGGACGTGGCCTACCTGGCCTGGGTGGCCAGGGTCCACGGGATCGCCTACATGGTCTTCCTTGTCACTTCTTTGAACCTGGGCCTCAAAGCTCGCTGGCCCGCGAGCACCTGGGTGGTCACGGCGATCTCCGGCGTGGTGCCGTTCCTCTCCTTTGTAGTGGAGGCAAAGCGCCGCAAGGAAGTCACCGCGACGTTCCAGCTGTAG
- a CDS encoding non-canonical purine NTP pyrophosphatase — translation MVRVLVASNNPGKLRELEQVLRELSIEGIELVSLRDVEPYPEPQEDGLTFEDNALIKARAGAAHTGLPCVADDSGLAVVALNGMPGVLSARWSGDHDAPDVDEANNRLLLAQMRHIALRDCAFVSCCALVTPAGDEFTAEGRWTGQLLHAPQGEGGFGYDPLFAPDDAPQRANGAAISSAELSPEEKNARSHRGQALRALAPDITRLLG, via the coding sequence ATGGTAAGAGTCCTCGTCGCCTCGAACAACCCCGGCAAGCTCCGCGAGCTCGAGCAAGTGCTGCGCGAGCTTTCCATCGAGGGCATCGAGCTCGTCTCCTTGCGCGACGTCGAGCCCTACCCGGAACCGCAGGAGGACGGGCTGACCTTCGAGGACAACGCGCTGATCAAGGCGCGCGCCGGGGCCGCCCACACCGGCCTGCCGTGCGTGGCGGATGACTCCGGGCTTGCCGTCGTTGCCTTAAATGGCATGCCGGGCGTGCTGTCGGCGCGCTGGTCGGGGGATCATGATGCCCCGGACGTGGACGAGGCGAACAACCGCCTGCTGCTTGCACAGATGCGACACATCGCACTGCGGGACTGCGCCTTCGTCTCCTGCTGCGCGCTCGTGACCCCGGCGGGCGACGAGTTCACCGCCGAAGGCCGCTGGACCGGGCAGCTTTTGCACGCGCCACAGGGCGAGGGCGGGTTTGGTTACGACCCGCTGTTTGCCCCGGACGATGCCCCGCAGCGAGCCAACGGTGCCGCGATTTCCTCGGCTGAGCTTTCCCCGGAGGAAAAGAACGCGCGCTCGCACCGTGGACAGGCGCTGCGTGCGCTGGCCCCGGACATCACACGGCTGTTGGGTTAG
- the rph gene encoding ribonuclease PH, protein MTDFTRADGRGLTQMRPVRITRGFTSNPAGSVLVEFGNTRVMCTASVEEGVPRFKKDSGEGWLTAEYAMLPSATHDRMPRESMRGKVKGRTHEISRLVGRSLRAAVDLSELGENTIQLDCDVLQADGGTRTASITGAYVALADAIEVLKERGVVPGEPLLKPVAAVSVGIVDGRVSLDLPYEEDSRAEVDLNVVMQEGGNFVEIQGTGEQGLFGRKELNEMLDVAELGLNSLIDAQKAALGW, encoded by the coding sequence ATGACTGATTTCACACGTGCAGATGGCCGCGGTTTGACGCAGATGCGCCCGGTGCGCATCACCCGCGGTTTTACCTCCAACCCTGCTGGCAGCGTGCTCGTCGAGTTCGGCAACACGCGCGTCATGTGCACGGCCTCCGTGGAGGAGGGCGTGCCGCGCTTCAAGAAGGATTCGGGTGAGGGGTGGCTTACCGCCGAGTACGCGATGCTGCCCTCGGCCACGCATGATCGCATGCCGCGCGAGTCGATGCGCGGCAAGGTCAAGGGCCGCACGCATGAGATTTCGCGCCTGGTTGGCCGTTCCCTGCGCGCCGCGGTCGATCTTTCCGAGCTCGGGGAGAACACGATCCAGCTGGATTGCGACGTGCTGCAGGCCGACGGTGGGACCCGCACGGCGTCGATTACCGGCGCATACGTGGCGCTCGCGGACGCGATTGAGGTGCTCAAGGAGCGCGGCGTCGTGCCGGGCGAGCCGCTGCTCAAGCCGGTCGCGGCGGTTTCCGTCGGCATCGTCGACGGCCGAGTGAGCCTGGACCTGCCGTACGAGGAGGACTCGCGCGCCGAGGTCGACCTGAACGTGGTGATGCAAGAAGGCGGCAACTTCGTGGAGATCCAGGGCACCGGCGAGCAGGGCCTCTTCGGCCGCAAGGAACTCAACGAGATGCTCGACGTGGCTGAGCTGGGGCTCAACTCGCTTATCGACGCCCAGAAGGCGGCCCTGGGATGGTAA
- a CDS encoding MBL fold metallo-hydrolase, whose product MKLTILGCSGSLAAPGNPGSSYVVSVAGNSDIVLDFGPGALAAMQEHFDPADAHVCFSHLHADHCSDIASLLVWRRYHPTKPASTRHRMLGPSYTPEHVGRMSADGPGQVDDIADTFDFSPLRAGHTETLGDVALTPFDVVHPAAESHALRLEHDGKVLTYSGDSAYTPSLVDAARGADLFLCEAAWGASAEGNPEGMHMSGREAGRIAREAGVRTLVIVHIQPWSSVQDTLAAARTEFSGEIVIGAAGDVFEL is encoded by the coding sequence ATGAAGTTGACCATCCTCGGCTGTTCCGGGAGCCTCGCCGCCCCCGGAAATCCTGGTTCCTCCTACGTTGTCAGCGTTGCCGGCAACAGCGACATCGTCCTGGACTTCGGCCCAGGCGCACTGGCCGCGATGCAGGAGCACTTCGACCCGGCCGATGCGCACGTGTGCTTCAGCCACCTGCACGCCGACCATTGCTCCGACATCGCCTCGCTGTTGGTGTGGCGCCGCTACCACCCCACCAAGCCAGCGAGCACACGCCACCGCATGCTGGGGCCGAGCTACACCCCGGAGCACGTGGGCAGAATGAGCGCCGACGGCCCCGGCCAGGTCGACGACATCGCCGACACCTTTGACTTCTCCCCGCTGCGCGCCGGGCACACCGAGACGCTTGGCGACGTGGCGCTTACCCCCTTCGACGTCGTCCACCCCGCGGCCGAGTCGCATGCGCTGCGCCTGGAGCATGACGGCAAGGTGCTGACGTATTCGGGCGACAGCGCGTATACCCCCTCGCTCGTGGATGCGGCCCGCGGCGCGGACCTTTTCCTGTGCGAGGCAGCCTGGGGTGCCTCAGCGGAGGGCAACCCGGAGGGGATGCACATGTCGGGCCGGGAGGCGGGCCGTATTGCCCGCGAGGCGGGCGTGCGCACACTAGTGATCGTGCACATCCAGCCCTGGTCGAGCGTGCAGGACACGCTGGCCGCGGCCCGCACCGAGTTTTCTGGGGAGATCGTCATCGGCGCAGCAGGCGATGTCTTCGAGCTCTAG
- the murI gene encoding glutamate racemase — protein MRPDNSAPIGIFDSGVGGLTVARAVMDQLPHESISYIGDTANAPYGPQSIADVRSHAQRIGDELVEQGCKMLVIACNTATAAFLHDARERYDIPVLEVIQPAVRRAISATRNNKVGVIGTQGTITSGAYQDLFSLKSDLEVSAAACPAFVEFVERGITSGRQILGVAQGYLEPLQAAGVDTLVLGCTHYPLLSGVIQLAIGEHVTLVSSAEETSKDVLRVLTERDMLAPAPQEGGRAPERVFASTGDPAVFDRLAERFLGPQVHAVGAKAPR, from the coding sequence ATGCGTCCGGATAATTCGGCCCCGATTGGGATTTTTGACTCCGGCGTGGGCGGGCTGACGGTGGCGCGCGCGGTGATGGATCAGCTGCCGCACGAGTCGATCAGCTACATCGGTGACACTGCCAATGCCCCCTACGGCCCGCAGTCGATTGCCGACGTCCGCAGCCACGCCCAGCGCATCGGCGACGAGCTGGTCGAGCAGGGCTGCAAGATGCTCGTGATTGCCTGCAACACCGCAACCGCAGCCTTCTTGCACGACGCGCGCGAGCGCTACGACATCCCGGTGCTCGAAGTCATTCAGCCGGCGGTGCGCCGCGCGATCTCGGCGACTCGCAACAACAAGGTCGGCGTGATCGGCACCCAGGGCACGATCACCTCGGGCGCGTACCAGGACCTCTTTTCGCTCAAGTCCGACCTGGAGGTCAGCGCCGCGGCGTGCCCCGCGTTCGTGGAGTTCGTCGAGCGCGGCATCACCTCCGGGCGCCAAATCCTCGGGGTGGCGCAGGGATACTTGGAGCCGCTCCAGGCGGCTGGGGTGGACACCCTGGTGCTCGGGTGTACCCACTATCCGCTGCTGTCGGGCGTGATCCAGCTCGCGATTGGCGAGCACGTCACGCTGGTGTCCTCCGCGGAGGAGACCTCGAAGGACGTGCTGCGGGTGCTCACAGAGCGCGACATGCTCGCGCCCGCGCCGCAGGAAGGTGGCCGTGCACCGGAGCGCGTGTTCGCCTCTACTGGTGACCCGGCGGTCTTCGATCGGCTTGCGGAACGTTTCCTCGGACCGCAGGTGCACGCGGTTGGAGCAAAGGCACCCAGATGA